The Oscillospiraceae bacterium genome contains a region encoding:
- a CDS encoding transglycosylase, with protein MVWLLLLALLAAAGIWVLRVGLHRLDLARYPQKYSEAVDRYAAENGLDPLLVYTVIRTESGFDAAARSGVGARGLMQITEETFSWIKSKLAPAEDLTFDDLYDPAVNIRFGAYYFAACMARYQNDVSTAAAAYHSGWGTVDKLLANEAYSADGRVLHTFPYEQMGLYVRKINRNYQKYQTLYQTTENEG; from the coding sequence GTGGTTTGGCTGCTGCTGCTGGCCCTTCTGGCCGCGGCGGGGATCTGGGTGCTGCGGGTGGGCCTGCACAGGCTGGATCTGGCCCGTTACCCGCAGAAATACAGCGAAGCCGTGGACCGGTACGCCGCAGAGAACGGGCTGGACCCGCTTTTGGTTTACACCGTGATCCGCACCGAAAGCGGGTTTGACGCCGCGGCAAGATCCGGCGTGGGGGCGCGCGGCCTGATGCAGATCACGGAAGAAACCTTTTCCTGGATCAAATCAAAGCTGGCCCCCGCCGAGGACTTGACCTTTGACGATCTGTATGACCCCGCCGTGAACATCCGGTTCGGCGCTTATTATTTCGCGGCCTGCATGGCCCGGTATCAAAACGACGTTTCAACGGCCGCGGCCGCCTACCACAGCGGCTGGGGCACCGTGGATAAACTGCTGGCAAACGAGGCGTATTCGGCCGACGGCCGGGTGCTGCACACCTTCCCCTATGAGCAGATGGGGCTTTATGTGCGCAAGATCAACCGCAACTACCAAAAATATCAAACGCTGTATCAAACAACAGAAAACGAGGGATAA
- the coaE gene encoding dephospho-CoA kinase has product MRIIGLTGRSGSGKSTVAAFYRSQGYPVADADQVARQVLEPGSACLPALVRRFGADILDEQGRVRRPLLAHRAYADPGHTRALVEITHPEIVRRLLEAAAAAQKEGAGLFFVDGAVIVGAPFERCCHAIVLVTAPEEDCLRRICARDGLAPEEARARLAAQLPEERLRAAANEEIRNDSGEAALLLRAAAVLEHLKGGA; this is encoded by the coding sequence ATGAGGATCATCGGCCTGACCGGCCGCTCAGGCAGCGGAAAAAGCACGGTGGCGGCCTTTTACCGCAGCCAGGGCTACCCGGTGGCGGACGCGGACCAGGTGGCCCGGCAGGTGCTGGAGCCCGGCTCGGCCTGCCTGCCTGCCCTGGTGCGGCGCTTCGGGGCGGACATTCTGGATGAGCAGGGTAGGGTGCGCCGCCCGCTTTTGGCACACCGGGCGTATGCCGACCCCGGGCACACCCGGGCCCTGGTGGAGATCACCCACCCGGAGATCGTGCGGCGGCTGCTGGAAGCCGCCGCTGCGGCACAGAAGGAAGGGGCCGGGCTGTTCTTTGTGGACGGCGCGGTGATCGTGGGGGCGCCTTTTGAGCGCTGCTGCCACGCCATTGTTCTGGTGACCGCCCCGGAAGAGGACTGCTTGCGCCGCATCTGCGCGCGGGACGGCCTGGCTCCCGAAGAGGCCCGGGCCCGCCTGGCGGCCCAGCTGCCCGAGGAGCGGCTGCGGGCGGCCGCAAACGAGGAGATCCGAAACGACAGCGGAGAGGCCGCGCTGCTTTTACGCGCGGCGGCCGTGCTGGAACACTTGAAAGGCGGTGCATAG
- a CDS encoding threonylcarbamoyl-AMP synthase, whose translation METKLRQADGPAVALAAELLKGGGIVAIPTETVYGIAASALDGAAVKKIFEAKGRPQDNPLIVHIDRLEMLEGLVGSVPERAKKLAEAFWPGPLTMILPRGPRVAAEVCAGLDTVAVRMPSHPVARAVITACGLPLAAPSANLSGSPSPTTAHYVMEDMRGRLPLVLDGGECQVGVESTVVSLAGPQAVLLRPGYITQEQLQEVLGEKVLLSGAILEKLKEGETARSPGMKYKHYAPRAEVTIVKGEFRAYCRYVQQHAEPGTFCLCFAGEGGALPVPSVEYGAAQNGADQAKHLFTALRQLDERGAKRVFARCPAATGVALAVYNRLLRAAAFRVVEA comes from the coding sequence ATGGAAACAAAACTGCGACAGGCGGACGGGCCGGCGGTGGCGCTGGCCGCTGAGCTGCTGAAAGGGGGCGGCATTGTTGCCATCCCCACCGAAACGGTATATGGAATTGCCGCCAGCGCCCTGGACGGCGCGGCGGTGAAAAAGATATTCGAGGCCAAGGGCCGCCCCCAGGATAACCCCTTGATCGTGCATATCGACCGGCTGGAAATGCTGGAAGGGCTGGTGGGCAGCGTGCCGGAGCGCGCAAAAAAGCTGGCGGAGGCCTTTTGGCCCGGCCCGCTCACCATGATTCTGCCCCGGGGGCCAAGGGTGGCAGCCGAGGTGTGCGCCGGGCTGGATACTGTGGCCGTGCGCATGCCGAGCCACCCGGTGGCACGGGCGGTGATCACGGCCTGCGGCCTGCCCCTGGCCGCGCCCTCGGCCAATTTATCCGGCAGCCCCAGCCCCACAACAGCCCATTATGTGATGGAGGATATGCGGGGCCGCCTGCCCCTGGTTTTGGACGGGGGTGAGTGCCAGGTGGGGGTGGAGTCCACCGTGGTGAGCCTGGCGGGGCCCCAGGCGGTGCTGCTGCGGCCGGGCTATATCACACAGGAGCAGCTGCAGGAGGTTTTGGGGGAAAAGGTGCTGCTATCCGGCGCGATTTTGGAAAAACTAAAAGAGGGCGAAACCGCGCGCTCCCCCGGCATGAAGTATAAGCATTATGCGCCCAGGGCAGAGGTGACCATTGTAAAAGGGGAGTTCCGGGCCTATTGCCGCTATGTGCAGCAGCACGCAGAGCCGGGGACCTTTTGCCTGTGTTTTGCGGGCGAAGGCGGGGCGCTGCCTGTGCCCAGTGTGGAATACGGCGCTGCCCAGAACGGCGCCGACCAGGCAAAGCACCTGTTCACAGCCCTGCGCCAGCTGGACGAAAGGGGCGCGAAGCGGGTGTTTGCCCGCTGCCCCGCCGCCACCGGCGTGGCGCTGGCGGTGTATAACAGGCTGCTGCGGGCCGCGGCGTTCCGGGTGGTGGAGGCATGA
- a CDS encoding peptide chain release factor 1 — MLESLRQVSRRYEEVSLLLQDPAVLGDQARYRDLAREYKNLEPIVQALEEYDAAERACAEAKALLDEGGLETDFKEMVQAELTENKGKLESLTQQLRLFLLPRDENDGKSVIVEIRAGAGGEEAALFARSLYRMYGMYAAGRGWQCEELNLNETELGGVKEISFSVQGEGAYSRLKFESGVHRVQRVPETETQGRIHTSTVTVAVMPEAEEVDLELDPNELKIDTFRSSGAGGQHINKTSSAIRVTHLPTGMVVECQDERSQYKNKDKALKVLRSRLLAQKQQAQKSAIDADRRSQVGTGDRSERIRTYNFPQGRLTDHRIGLTLYKLDSVLDGALDEVLDALITADQAEKLKAAEGN; from the coding sequence ATGCTGGAATCATTGCGGCAGGTAAGCCGCCGTTACGAAGAAGTGAGCCTGCTTTTGCAGGACCCCGCGGTGCTGGGCGACCAGGCCCGCTACCGGGACCTGGCGCGGGAATACAAGAACCTGGAGCCCATTGTGCAGGCGCTGGAGGAATACGACGCCGCTGAGCGGGCCTGCGCCGAGGCGAAAGCCCTTTTGGACGAGGGCGGCCTCGAGACGGATTTTAAAGAGATGGTGCAGGCGGAACTGACAGAAAACAAGGGAAAGCTGGAGTCGCTGACTCAACAGCTGCGGCTCTTTCTTCTGCCCCGGGACGAGAACGACGGCAAAAGCGTGATCGTGGAGATCCGGGCCGGAGCCGGAGGCGAGGAAGCCGCGCTGTTTGCCCGAAGCCTTTACCGGATGTACGGCATGTATGCGGCCGGCCGCGGGTGGCAGTGCGAGGAATTGAATCTCAATGAAACCGAGCTGGGCGGTGTAAAGGAAATAAGCTTTTCGGTGCAGGGCGAGGGCGCTTACAGCCGCCTGAAATTCGAGAGCGGGGTGCACCGGGTGCAGCGCGTGCCCGAAACCGAAACGCAGGGGCGCATCCACACCTCCACCGTCACGGTGGCGGTGATGCCCGAGGCCGAGGAGGTGGACCTGGAATTGGACCCGAACGAGCTTAAGATCGATACCTTTCGATCTTCCGGGGCGGGCGGGCAGCACATCAACAAGACTTCCAGCGCGATCCGGGTGACCCACCTGCCCACGGGCATGGTGGTGGAATGCCAGGACGAGCGCAGCCAATATAAAAACAAGGATAAGGCGTTAAAGGTGCTTCGCAGCCGGCTGCTGGCCCAAAAGCAGCAGGCACAGAAAAGCGCCATCGACGCGGACCGCCGCAGCCAGGTGGGCACGGGCGACCGGTCAGAGCGCATCCGCACCTACAACTTCCCGCAGGGGCGGCTGACCGATCACCGAATCGGCTTGACCCTTTATAAGCTGGACAGCGTGCTGGACGGCGCGCTGGACGAGGTGCTGGACGCCCTGATCACCGCGGATCAGGCAGAAAAGCTCAAAGCGGCAGAAGGGAACTGA
- a CDS encoding UDP-phosphate galactose phosphotransferase, which translates to MYRRFFKRLIDFLLSLLGTILLSPVLAALAVWVKCSSPGPVLFKQKRVGRGKTYFQIYKFRSMRSDTPKDMPTHLLENPEAFITPAGRFLRRTSLDELPQLFNILKGEMSIVGPRPALWNQDDLVAERDKYGANDCVPGLTGYAQVHGRDELPIPEKARLDGYYARHLSFWLDVKIFFRTIGSVLHHDGVVEGRQKE; encoded by the coding sequence ATGTACCGGCGTTTTTTCAAGCGGCTGATTGATTTTCTGCTTTCGCTGCTGGGCACGATCCTGCTGTCGCCGGTGCTGGCGGCGCTGGCGGTGTGGGTAAAATGCTCCTCTCCCGGGCCGGTATTGTTCAAGCAAAAGCGGGTGGGCAGGGGCAAAACGTACTTTCAGATCTATAAATTCCGCAGCATGCGCAGCGATACCCCCAAGGACATGCCCACCCATCTGCTGGAAAACCCGGAGGCGTTCATCACCCCGGCCGGGCGCTTTTTGCGCAGGACCAGCCTGGATGAGCTGCCCCAGCTGTTCAACATCCTGAAGGGGGAAATGAGCATTGTGGGGCCCCGCCCCGCGCTTTGGAACCAGGACGACCTTGTGGCCGAGCGGGATAAGTACGGCGCGAACGACTGTGTGCCGGGCCTTACCGGCTATGCCCAGGTACACGGACGCGACGAGCTGCCCATTCCGGAAAAGGCCCGCCTGGATGGCTATTACGCCCGGCATTTGAGCTTCTGGCTGGATGTGAAGATTTTTTTCAGAACCATCGGCAGTGTGCTGCACCACGACGGCGTGGTAGAGGGCAGGCAGAAAGAATAA
- a CDS encoding nucleoside-diphosphate sugar epimerase, with protein MRKSLTELVRRFRKQILILFDILVITASYLVPWVLIAGRASYQQYASLLAASCFLFVCCFEIVYGLMGMYDSLWRYAEIVEFFRLCVASVIAVALFVVTSLFIFTDVRVPRSVYFLSALFAVSLTLYSRLTYRMYRNVKLGKQGRKLARRTLLIGAGDAASTLLHEQFKSPSPEMNIICCVDDAPEKQGRYIMGIQIMGTTEDIPELVERCEIETVLLAIPTMDEENKRRVLSICNRTKCNVKILPDIVKMITDGKDLASRIRDVKVEDLLGRDEVQLSSTITQFVGGKRVMVTGGGGSIGSELCRQIASCRPEMLIIVDIYENSAYAIQQELRRKYGSEFQLEVLIASVRDLKKIDALFEAYRPQLVFHAAAHKHVPLMEDSPEEAVKNNVFGTYNTAVAADKYGAERFVLISTDKAVNPTNVMGATKRVCEMIVQAMAQKSGTRFAAVRFGNVLGSNGSVIPLFKDQIACGGPVTVTHPDIVRYFMTISEAVSLVLEAGAMATGGEIFVLDMGKPMRILDLAENLIKLSGFIPYKDIQIVFTGLRPGEKLFEELLMDEEGLQKTANRKIYIGAPLELNNRTFFDHLMTLKQIAYTNNSDNLVQALVDMVPTFHHRRDESRAGEM; from the coding sequence TTGAGGAAATCTCTCACGGAGCTTGTGCGCAGGTTCCGCAAACAGATTTTGATTTTGTTCGACATTCTGGTCATCACGGCCTCCTATCTTGTGCCCTGGGTACTCATTGCAGGGCGCGCCAGCTACCAGCAGTATGCCAGCCTTTTGGCTGCCAGCTGCTTTTTGTTCGTGTGCTGCTTTGAGATCGTGTACGGGCTGATGGGCATGTACGACAGCCTGTGGCGCTATGCCGAGATTGTGGAGTTTTTCCGCCTGTGCGTGGCCTCGGTGATCGCGGTGGCGCTGTTTGTTGTTACGTCCCTCTTCATTTTCACAGACGTTCGGGTGCCCCGCTCGGTCTATTTTTTGAGCGCGCTGTTTGCGGTGTCGCTCACGTTATATTCCCGCCTGACCTACCGCATGTACCGGAACGTCAAACTGGGCAAGCAGGGCAGGAAGCTGGCGCGGCGCACCCTGCTGATCGGCGCGGGCGATGCGGCCAGCACCCTGCTGCACGAGCAGTTTAAAAGCCCCAGCCCCGAGATGAACATCATCTGCTGTGTGGACGACGCGCCCGAAAAGCAGGGCCGCTACATTATGGGCATCCAGATCATGGGTACCACCGAGGATATTCCGGAGCTGGTGGAGCGCTGCGAGATCGAAACGGTGCTGCTGGCGATCCCCACCATGGACGAGGAGAACAAGCGCCGGGTGCTCTCGATCTGCAACCGCACCAAGTGCAACGTGAAGATCCTGCCCGACATCGTGAAGATGATCACCGACGGCAAGGACCTGGCAAGCCGCATCCGCGACGTGAAGGTGGAGGATCTTTTGGGCCGGGACGAGGTGCAGCTTTCCAGCACGATCACCCAATTCGTGGGGGGCAAGCGGGTCATGGTTACCGGCGGCGGCGGGTCCATCGGCTCGGAGCTGTGCAGGCAGATCGCTTCCTGCCGGCCGGAAATGCTGATCATTGTGGATATTTACGAGAACAGCGCCTACGCGATTCAGCAGGAGCTGCGCCGTAAGTACGGCTCGGAGTTCCAGCTGGAGGTGCTGATCGCCTCGGTGCGGGATTTAAAAAAAATAGACGCCCTGTTCGAGGCCTACCGCCCGCAGCTGGTGTTCCATGCGGCGGCGCACAAGCATGTGCCCCTGATGGAGGACAGCCCGGAAGAGGCGGTGAAGAACAATGTGTTCGGCACCTACAACACGGCGGTGGCGGCCGACAAATACGGCGCGGAACGGTTTGTGCTGATCTCGACCGATAAGGCGGTGAATCCCACCAACGTGATGGGGGCCACCAAGCGGGTGTGCGAGATGATTGTGCAGGCCATGGCCCAAAAAAGCGGGACCCGGTTCGCGGCTGTCCGGTTTGGCAACGTGCTGGGCTCCAACGGGTCGGTGATCCCCCTGTTCAAGGACCAGATTGCCTGCGGGGGGCCGGTCACGGTGACCCACCCGGACATCGTGCGTTACTTCATGACCATTTCCGAAGCGGTAAGCCTGGTGCTGGAAGCGGGCGCCATGGCCACCGGCGGGGAGATCTTTGTGCTGGACATGGGCAAGCCCATGCGCATTCTGGACCTGGCGGAAAACCTGATCAAGCTTTCGGGCTTTATTCCGTACAAGGATATCCAGATCGTGTTTACGGGGCTGCGCCCGGGGGAAAAGCTGTTTGAGGAGCTTTTGATGGACGAGGAGGGCCTGCAGAAAACGGCCAACCGGAAAATTTACATCGGCGCGCCGCTGGAGCTGAACAACCGGACCTTCTTTGACCACCTGATGACCTTGAAGCAGATCGCTTATACCAACAATAGCGACAACCTGGTGCAGGCCCTGGTGGACATGGTGCCGACCTTTCACCACCGGCGCGACGAATCCAGAGCGGGGGAGATGTGA
- the spoIVA gene encoding stage IV sporulation protein A, with product METANVYKDIAARTGGDIYIGVVGPVRTGKSTFVKKFMEEMILPQLSSQAVRTRARDELPQSAAGRTIMTTEPKFIPETAVTVELEGGGSFKARLIDCVGYMVDGAMGHEENDKPRMVKSPWYEEEIPFDLAAETGTQKVIRDHSTIGLVITTDGSISDIPREKYQAAEERVVAELEDINKPFVILLNCVDPKSAASRELAAQMEAQYGHTVLPISCVDLDGAAIDRILQSVLYEFDVKEIAFAMPKWITMLEPDHWLQTAVYSAAQDFAASIGQMKDVVQRDQPIQCEYLKESRIRSMQLATGQVTLELSLQPDIFYQVLGETTGLEICDEASLMPCIISLAKAKREYEKIRSAIEQVEATGYGIVMPTINELHLEEPEIVRQGGRYGVRLKASAPSIHLLKATINTEISPIVGSERQSEELVMSLLQDFEQDPIRIWESNIFGKSLHELVNEGLQNKLLHMPQEARARLQETLERVINEGCSGLICIIL from the coding sequence ATGGAAACAGCAAACGTTTATAAGGACATCGCGGCCCGCACCGGGGGCGATATTTACATTGGCGTGGTGGGGCCGGTGCGCACCGGCAAGAGCACCTTTGTAAAAAAGTTTATGGAGGAGATGATCCTTCCCCAGCTTTCCAGCCAGGCGGTCAGGACCCGCGCGCGGGATGAGCTGCCCCAATCGGCGGCCGGGCGCACCATTATGACCACCGAGCCAAAGTTTATTCCCGAGACCGCCGTGACGGTGGAGCTGGAGGGCGGCGGCAGCTTTAAAGCGCGCCTGATCGACTGTGTGGGCTACATGGTGGACGGCGCCATGGGCCATGAAGAGAACGATAAGCCCCGCATGGTGAAGAGCCCCTGGTACGAGGAGGAGATCCCCTTTGACCTGGCCGCCGAGACCGGCACGCAGAAGGTGATCCGGGATCATTCCACCATCGGCCTGGTAATCACCACCGACGGCTCCATCAGCGACATTCCCCGGGAAAAGTACCAGGCCGCCGAGGAGCGGGTGGTGGCGGAACTGGAGGACATCAACAAGCCCTTTGTGATCCTGCTGAACTGCGTGGACCCCAAGAGCGCCGCCAGCCGGGAGCTGGCAGCCCAGATGGAGGCGCAATACGGGCACACAGTGCTGCCCATCAGCTGTGTGGACCTGGACGGCGCGGCCATTGACCGCATTCTGCAGAGCGTGCTGTATGAGTTTGATGTGAAGGAAATTGCCTTTGCAATGCCCAAGTGGATCACCATGCTGGAACCGGACCACTGGCTGCAGACTGCCGTGTACAGCGCCGCACAGGACTTTGCGGCCTCCATTGGCCAAATGAAGGATGTGGTGCAGCGGGACCAGCCCATCCAATGCGAATATCTGAAGGAATCCAGGATTCGCTCCATGCAGCTGGCCACCGGCCAGGTGACCCTGGAACTGAGCCTGCAGCCGGATATTTTTTATCAGGTGCTGGGCGAAACCACGGGCCTGGAGATCTGCGACGAGGCAAGCCTGATGCCCTGCATCATCAGCCTGGCCAAGGCAAAGCGCGAATACGAGAAGATCCGCAGCGCCATTGAGCAGGTGGAGGCCACGGGCTACGGTATTGTGATGCCCACCATCAACGAGCTGCATCTGGAGGAGCCGGAGATCGTGCGCCAGGGCGGGCGCTATGGCGTGCGGCTGAAGGCCAGCGCCCCCTCCATCCATCTGCTCAAGGCGACCATCAACACCGAGATCTCGCCCATTGTGGGCTCCGAGCGCCAATCGGAAGAATTGGTCATGAGCCTTTTGCAGGACTTCGAGCAGGATCCCATCCGCATTTGGGAGTCGAACATTTTTGGCAAGAGCCTGCATGAGCTGGTAAACGAAGGGCTGCAGAACAAGCTGCTGCACATGCCCCAGGAAGCGCGCGCCCGCCTGCAGGAAACCCTGGAGCGGGTCATCAACGAGGGCTGCTCCGGCCTGATCTGCATTATCCTTTGA